cagacaaaatgggtcaggtctcagaagctgggtcttatacctaactcccgggggagtggccaaggcggagctctccgtggccaggtcaggttacatacaggtgaccgaacctctacagagctacagtacaatacatagtacaatacacaggattacagggccacgttacacacaactattatataactatgtacaatgctagggaaataCAGTGGTGTAGCACCACAGTTTGTGATGATAAAAAGTTAGTTGGGGGAGAGTGTGGAAGGCAGAGATAAACTGCCCCCTCACCCAAACGGGAGTGGCAATCCAGAACTCACCCCCCCTACAAAAAGCTGTTGCAACCGGGTGCCCAGAAAACTGGAGCTTCCGAAACGGATTTTTATTAGGTCAGGGTATCAAAGTATATTAATCATGTCAGGCAAATGTGGTTGGGACAGTCCTATCCAAATGGCGTaacaggatcgaggggctgaatggcctccttctgttcaaaACACAACATGAAATAGATATTTTTATTTGAAACTATCAGCTTATTTTTCACTTGCAGCAGACGACATGATTTTATTTGTCAGACCATATTTCAATCAATCAGCCGCTCAagaatggacggcacggtagcattgtggatagcacaattgcttcacagctccagggtcccaggttcgattcccagcttgggtcattgtctgtgcggaatctgcacttcctcctcgtgtctacgtgggtttcctccgggtgctccggtttccttccacagtccaaagatgtgcaggttaggtggattggccatgataaattgcccttagtgtccaaaattgcccataatgttgggtggggttactgggatatggggatagggtggaggtgtggaccttgggtggggtgctctttccaagagctggtgcggactcgatgggccgaatggacttctgcactgtaaattctatgaagaatgTTTTGCTATTTGATAAATTACTGCCGGCCTGTTcatacatcttttaaaaaaaatttagagtacccaattcattttttccaattaaggggcaatttaacgtggccaatccacctacactgcacatctttgggttggggggcgaaacccacacaaacacggggagaatgtgtaaactccacactgagtgacccagagccgggatcgaacctgggacctcgccgccatgaggccgcagtgctagcccactgcgccaccgtgctgcccctgttcatACATTTTAAGCATTGATAAACCGATTGTCCCAGTACTAAAAAGATCAATTTACCACCAGTATTCTGAGTTCCACTCTTCCACTTGGAATTTTTACAAATTGAGCTAAGAGCTGAAATGCTAATGCTAATGATTTATTTTTGCACAGATCCCTCAAAATTCATTGGGAGAAGTTTCCCCCTTTTGAAAACTGCTTCCAATAATCAGCTGAATGAATCAACAAAGAGTCAGCTGACCAGTTCTGTTGTCATGGTGATGATTCCCGCCATTTACAGCATCATCCTGATCATTGGGCTCCCAGCCAATGGGATGGCTCTTGTAGTCTTGGCCACCAAGGTCCAGCGGTTGCCATCCACCATCTTCCTGATCAACCTGGCCACCGCCGACCTTCTGCTGATCCTGGTGCTGCCGTTCAAGATCTCCTACCACCTCCTGGGCAACGACTGGCTCTTTGGCGAGGGTCTCTGTCGGGCGATGACCGCCTTCTTCTACGGGAACATGTACTGCTCCATCCTGATGCTCACCTTCATCAGCATCGACAGATACTTTGCTCTGGTGCGTCCATTCTTCTCCAAGTGCTTCAGGGACAACAGATTTGCTGTTTGTTGTTGTTCGTTGATCTGGCTGATTGTCACAGCCTCCATTATACCGTTTCTCACCCAGCAGCAGACATACCTGATCCAGGACCTGAACGTCACCACCTGTCACGATGTTTTGCCAAGAGAATTGCAGTCCGGTTATTTCTTTTACTACTTTGTGTGTTTAGTCGTGTTTGAGTTCCTTATTCCGTGTTTTGTCACTCTATTCTGCTACGTGTCCATAATCAAAAAGCTGATGATAAATAATGGCAAATATGCTAAAGCCATAAGAGCCATGGTATTGGTGCTGATTGTGTATTTGGTCTGTTTCACTCCCAGTAACATAATCCTGCTCATCCATCATTCAGAGCATCGCCTGTGGGACAGCAGTGAGCTGTATTTATTCTACATGCTCTGCCTGGTGCTGAGCACCTTCAATAACTGCATCGACCCGTTCATTTACTATTACATCTCGGATGAGTTCAGGGACAAAGTGAGAAGCACGATTTTTTGCATGGCAGAGAATGACGGAGATTCAGGAAAAAATAAGCAGCAgcttgtcctgacctcttcctcctaAGACATCACGTGAAATGTTTGAAGACAATAATTTGGGCCCAGGAGTCAATGAATGGCTCAGTTCAATCCAAATACTTTTTGAACCCAAAACAAATGAAGGATGTAATTTTCTGACAGACACAGATTCCGATGAGGTTTATTGTTACGGCGGTTCCACGGAAACATGCTGCAGCAAATTAAACTTGTCTTATTGCTTTGTTTATTTCCGTCAGTGAATCTAACTTTATTGTTATTCAATGTCAGACTGTAGCTGGAGGTGATGGATGTCTGATCCATTTCAGAACCCCTGGGCTATACTCTCACTGTAAATACATAgaagcatacatagaaaatagaagcaggaggaggccattcggcccttcgagcctgctctgcaattcattatgatcatagctgatcatcaagttgatgcacgatcaattgcacaaagactaaagttgggtacaactgtggctttattacagtcagatgcgtggcctcctgctgcagttggcgaaatggcagggtactggaggtcatgcatatttatacagttctccctgggcggagccagctgacaggagctatcggcgaacctgtagtgcaggtcctacctcacatctcctattacagtggttcaccacacaagttcaataccctgatcccgccacccccccccccaccaatatttcttgatccctttagccccaagagctatatcgaattccttcttgaaataacacaacgttttggcctcaactactttctgtggtagcgaattccacagattcaccactctctacgtgaagaaatctctcctcacctcagtcctaaaaggtttaccccttaccctCAAACCATGACCCGtagttctgaactcccccaccatcgagaacattcattctgaatctaccctgtctaatcctgttagaattttgtaagtttctatgacatcccctctcactcttctaaactccaatgaatataatcctaaccgacttagtctctctttGTATGACAATAATACGGAACAATTTATAAAATGGATCTTCTTCAGACGAGAAATTAGACTAAAGTTGATTTGAAAAGCAATGTAGGTGTTGtgcttgttttgttatgctcttgacgcagcataagttgcttccttgatgtgcactctgacaaaggaaggttcagacttggagatagctttaacacgtttattaaactggcAACGAttttcctacttggattcgactctactgttaatcctgctatagctactcagactaactaaccagtctgctacaatccacgtggtgggtgtgatgtgtttcaatcaaccctgtctgtactcactaagtgtctccactggaaatagaaagatcatgtgtgctgtgtccttttatatgggtagcccccttctggtagtgtcacctctgtgtgtgtcttgactgcccattggtcgtgtcctatcttactgacctattggttgactgcctgtgtgtcatgatgtctctggtgctccctctagtgtttatttagtcttagcgtatttgcattaaccccctgtgtatttacagtaATGCATATCACCACCCTGCTGACTGAGTGAGGGTTTCCAATGAGTGATGCttcgaagagggggaggggaaggagggtgtGGGTCATAGGTTATCATGAGTCAATTTGGTCAA
This region of Scyliorhinus torazame isolate Kashiwa2021f chromosome 18, sScyTor2.1, whole genome shotgun sequence genomic DNA includes:
- the LOC140395054 gene encoding proteinase-activated receptor 2-like isoform X1, whose translation is MAISCCQRFVLFALIFSTTALCQLKQDPSKFIGRSFPLLKTASNNQLNESTKSQLTSSVVMVMIPAIYSIILIIGLPANGMALVVLATKVQRLPSTIFLINLATADLLLILVLPFKISYHLLGNDWLFGEGLCRAMTAFFYGNMYCSILMLTFISIDRYFALVRPFFSKCFRDNRFAVCCCSLIWLIVTASIIPFLTQQQTYLIQDLNVTTCHDVLPRELQSGYFFYYFVCLVVFEFLIPCFVTLFCYVSIIKKLMINNGKYAKAIRAMVLVLIVYLVCFTPSNIILLIHHSEHRLWDSSELYLFYMLCLVLSTFNNCIDPFIYYYISDEFRDKVRSTIFCMAENDGDSGKNKQQLVLTSSS
- the LOC140395054 gene encoding proteinase-activated receptor 2-like isoform X2; its protein translation is MVMIPAIYSIILIIGLPANGMALVVLATKVQRLPSTIFLINLATADLLLILVLPFKISYHLLGNDWLFGEGLCRAMTAFFYGNMYCSILMLTFISIDRYFALVRPFFSKCFRDNRFAVCCCSLIWLIVTASIIPFLTQQQTYLIQDLNVTTCHDVLPRELQSGYFFYYFVCLVVFEFLIPCFVTLFCYVSIIKKLMINNGKYAKAIRAMVLVLIVYLVCFTPSNIILLIHHSEHRLWDSSELYLFYMLCLVLSTFNNCIDPFIYYYISDEFRDKVRSTIFCMAENDGDSGKNKQQLVLTSSS